The following proteins come from a genomic window of Bacteroidales bacterium:
- a CDS encoding glycerophosphodiester phosphodiesterase — translation MNFSKLKYIILSIIFFASCKKIKYYPDNPIENVETKILAHRGGGHSGIQENTLASVQYGLNQLDGVEVDIQLSKDRTIWLSHNAELPTCTGIDVDCFVTAHDYEIIELDSCLGNNYNFSTLDTIFHYIAEYYPEKYISLDVKAWHPCDLGHLDVTGLLNVIAEEIIKLVDKYNLHNQVMVESETATFLNFIKKRSNKIGIYLATMGDFERGMMLALESGYTGISFKYKYDEKITHEHVQLLHKKGLRIQLWTVNDENDILEAISLNPDFIQTDNIDFVVDNDLKYN, via the coding sequence ATGAATTTTTCAAAATTAAAATATATTATTCTTTCTATTATTTTTTTTGCATCATGCAAAAAAATCAAGTATTATCCAGATAATCCAATTGAAAATGTAGAAACTAAAATTCTTGCGCATCGTGGCGGAGGTCATTCCGGGATACAAGAAAATACATTAGCTTCAGTTCAGTACGGATTGAACCAACTTGATGGAGTTGAAGTTGATATTCAATTAAGCAAGGATCGAACTATTTGGTTATCACACAATGCTGAACTACCAACATGCACGGGAATTGATGTTGATTGTTTTGTTACAGCACATGATTATGAGATCATAGAATTAGATAGTTGTCTTGGTAATAATTATAATTTTTCAACATTAGACACTATATTCCATTATATTGCCGAATATTATCCCGAAAAATACATTTCTCTTGATGTTAAGGCATGGCATCCTTGTGATTTAGGTCATCTTGATGTTACAGGATTATTAAATGTTATTGCAGAAGAAATTATTAAACTCGTTGACAAATACAATTTACATAATCAGGTAATGGTTGAATCTGAAACAGCTACTTTTCTTAATTTTATAAAAAAACGAAGTAATAAAATTGGAATCTACCTTGCAACTATGGGCGATTTTGAAAGGGGAATGATGCTTGCATTGGAATCCGGCTATACAGGAATTTCTTTTAAATACAAGTATGATGAAAAAATCACACATGAGCATGTTCAACTGCTGCATAAAAAAGGTTTAAGAATTCAACTTTGGACAGTTAACGATGAAAACGATATTTTAGAAGCAATTTCGCTTAATCCTGATTTTATTCAAACGGATAATATTGATTTTGTTGTCGATAATGATTTGAAATATAATTGA
- a CDS encoding SpoIIE family protein phosphatase yields MKKLIIFIIAISCFTVVFSQNQSEIDSLNKLLTNTKEDTVKYKILLELSDKLKYINVDSAINSAELAIGIAKKNNLLIKEYEANNILAVIYRNQSKNKKARKLFLYNLNIANKLSDSTSIASAYGNIANTYIYYNKFDSAIYYYSNALEIFEKIQHTKGIAILNATLGNLYLKMEEYDKALHSYLIACKLFKDINFEYYLAISSMNIGIVYQNKNNLDSALIYFNIAKTKFEDMKKFLLLGQCIGNIGKAHSYKKNYLKSINYFEKAEKFLLKFNALRDLAIIYYETGVAYDSLNQNSKAIDYYNKALNIAKDEEYLKNCVEEYKALSDIYKKTNNFKSSLKYFELFKIYSDSLIVIENTKNTDKLLIEFETKQKENEIKILKKDKLLNKEKIRRQNIVILSISFVIVFSILLIIIIYKNYKRKKHDNELLVHQNTEINHQKEEIETQANYLQQANINIMQQKQEITDSINYASRIQTAVLPSKKQIEEILPEHFILFKPRNIVSGDFYWTRKVNKYIIIAVADCTGHGVPGAFMSMLGISFLNDIVRKQKITQANQVLEELRNQIKTTLDQTGKEDEAKDGMDIALCIIDTETNKLQYAGAYNPLYIIHNNQGVEDTEIIQLSPNNQPIGTFPKEQPFNNKMIQLNKKDTLYMFSDGYIDQFGCDNKGKFQSKNFKKLLLDIHDKPMIEQKQFLEETFNKWKGNIEQIDDVLVMGIRI; encoded by the coding sequence ATGAAGAAATTAATAATATTCATAATCGCAATATCCTGTTTTACAGTAGTTTTTTCGCAAAATCAGTCAGAAATTGACAGTTTAAATAAACTACTTACAAATACTAAAGAAGATACTGTTAAATACAAGATTTTGCTTGAATTATCTGATAAGTTAAAATATATTAATGTAGATTCTGCTATTAATTCTGCTGAACTTGCAATTGGAATTGCCAAAAAGAATAATCTATTAATAAAAGAATATGAAGCAAATAATATTCTTGCAGTAATTTATCGTAATCAATCTAAAAATAAAAAAGCAAGAAAATTATTTTTATATAACCTTAATATTGCAAATAAATTATCGGATTCTACTTCCATTGCTTCTGCATACGGAAATATTGCAAATACTTATATTTATTATAATAAATTCGATTCTGCAATATACTATTATTCAAATGCACTTGAAATATTTGAAAAAATACAACATACAAAAGGAATTGCAATTTTAAATGCAACTCTCGGTAATCTTTACCTTAAAATGGAAGAGTACGACAAAGCATTACATAGTTATTTAATTGCATGTAAGTTATTTAAAGATATAAATTTTGAATATTATTTGGCTATTTCAAGTATGAATATTGGTATTGTTTATCAAAATAAAAACAATTTAGATTCTGCTTTAATATACTTTAATATTGCAAAAACTAAATTTGAAGATATGAAAAAGTTTTTACTTTTAGGGCAATGTATCGGAAATATAGGCAAAGCACATTCATACAAAAAAAACTACTTAAAATCAATTAATTACTTTGAAAAAGCAGAAAAGTTTTTATTAAAATTTAATGCTTTAAGAGATTTAGCAATTATATATTATGAAACAGGAGTGGCGTATGACAGTTTGAACCAAAATAGTAAAGCAATAGATTATTATAATAAAGCTTTAAATATAGCAAAAGATGAAGAATATCTCAAAAATTGTGTTGAAGAATATAAAGCCCTTTCCGACATTTACAAAAAAACGAATAATTTTAAATCTTCTTTAAAATATTTTGAACTTTTTAAGATTTACTCTGATTCATTAATAGTAATTGAAAATACAAAAAATACTGATAAACTATTAATTGAATTTGAAACAAAACAAAAAGAAAATGAAATTAAAATACTAAAAAAAGATAAATTATTAAACAAAGAAAAAATCAGAAGACAAAACATTGTTATTTTATCAATAAGTTTTGTAATTGTCTTTTCAATATTATTGATTATAATTATTTATAAAAATTATAAAAGAAAAAAACATGATAACGAATTATTAGTACATCAGAATACTGAAATCAATCACCAAAAGGAAGAGATAGAAACACAAGCAAATTATTTACAACAGGCAAATATTAATATAATGCAACAAAAACAAGAAATTACCGATAGCATTAATTACGCAAGCAGAATACAAACAGCCGTTTTACCTTCCAAAAAACAGATAGAAGAAATTTTACCCGAACATTTTATTCTATTTAAGCCTCGCAACATTGTAAGCGGCGATTTTTACTGGACGCGAAAAGTAAATAAATACATTATAATTGCCGTAGCCGACTGTACTGGACATGGAGTTCCCGGTGCTTTTATGAGCATGCTTGGAATTTCGTTTTTAAATGACATAGTAAGAAAACAGAAAATAACACAGGCAAATCAGGTTTTAGAAGAATTGAGAAACCAAATAAAAACAACTTTAGACCAAACCGGCAAAGAAGATGAAGCAAAGGACGGAATGGATATTGCACTTTGTATAATCGACACAGAAACAAATAAATTGCAATATGCAGGTGCATATAATCCATTGTACATTATTCATAACAATCAAGGTGTTGAAGACACAGAAATAATTCAATTATCGCCTAATAATCAGCCTATTGGAACTTTCCCAAAAGAACAACCATTTAACAACAAAATGATTCAATTAAATAAAAAAGATACTTTGTATATGTTTTCGGATGGATATATTGACCAATTTGGATGTGATAATAAAGGAAAATTTCAATCAAAAAATTTTAAAAAATTATTACTTGATATTCATGATAAACCAATGATTGAGCAAAAACAATTCCTTGAAGAAACTTTTAATAAATGGAAAGGTAATATTGAGCAAATTGACGATGTATTAGTAATGGGAATCAGGATATAA
- a CDS encoding ATP-binding protein, translating to MYKREIESEIVISLNNKEIIIIYGARQVGKTTLIYKLLADNKNAIILNCERPHVKDILESRNLTQIKMLFNNKKIVALDEAQKIADIGLVLKLIYDLPEFTQKIIATGSGSFELANKIVEPLTGRNIKYKLYPLSIREIVEKKSWLWCVENLEELLLFGSYPGIIDRKINEKPILLQNLSSDYLFKDVLSMDNIRNPSFLRKLLKALAYQLGSQVSYNELAKTLGTSMKTVEKYIDLLEKSFVIFGLSSFNRNLRNELKKSKKYYFFDIGIRNALINNFSPINTRLDKGAIWENFCVCERLKYNEKYFPLTNIYFWRTYDGAEIDMVEEIDGKIKAFEFKFTEKRKSRFPDSFMKTYYPVQHMIVNILNFNEFIFNPHNQNIINPD from the coding sequence ATGTATAAACGCGAAATTGAATCTGAAATAGTTATAAGTTTAAATAATAAAGAAATAATTATTATTTATGGTGCAAGACAAGTTGGAAAAACAACGCTTATATATAAACTTCTTGCAGATAATAAGAATGCGATTATATTAAACTGTGAAAGACCACATGTAAAAGATATTCTGGAAAGTAGAAATCTTACACAAATTAAAATGCTGTTTAATAATAAAAAAATTGTAGCATTAGATGAAGCACAAAAAATTGCTGATATTGGCTTGGTTTTAAAACTTATTTATGATTTACCTGAATTTACTCAGAAAATTATTGCAACAGGTTCAGGAAGTTTCGAATTAGCTAATAAAATTGTAGAACCGCTAACCGGCAGAAACATAAAATATAAACTATATCCTCTTTCAATCAGAGAAATAGTAGAAAAAAAGTCATGGTTGTGGTGTGTGGAAAATCTTGAAGAATTATTATTATTCGGTTCATATCCTGGAATTATAGACAGAAAAATTAATGAAAAGCCTATATTATTACAAAACCTTTCTTCTGATTATCTGTTTAAAGATGTTTTATCAATGGATAATATAAGGAACCCTTCGTTTTTAAGAAAATTGTTAAAAGCATTAGCATATCAGTTGGGATCACAAGTTTCGTATAATGAGTTAGCTAAAACACTTGGAACTTCGATGAAAACAGTAGAAAAATATATTGACTTGCTCGAAAAAAGCTTTGTAATTTTCGGTTTGTCATCGTTTAATAGAAATTTAAGAAATGAGCTAAAAAAGAGTAAAAAGTATTATTTTTTTGATATTGGGATTAGAAATGCTTTAATAAACAATTTTTCACCAATAAATACTCGTTTGGATAAAGGTGCAATATGGGAAAATTTTTGTGTTTGTGAACGATTAAAATATAATGAGAAGTATTTTCCTTTAACTAATATATATTTTTGGCGAACATATGATGGTGCTGAAATTGATATGGTAGAAGAAATTGATGGAAAAATAAAAGCATTTGAATTCAAATTCACCGAAAAACGTAAATCTCGTTTTCCTGATAGTTTTATGAAAACATATTATCCTGTACAACATATGATAGTTAATATTTTAAATTTTAATGAATTTATATTTAATCCCCATAACCAAAACATCATCAATCCCGATTAA
- a CDS encoding MATE family efflux transporter, translated as MKDLTTGNVSKVIFNFAIPMLLGNVFQQLYNIVDSIIIGNYLGKEALGAVGASFPLIFVLISLVIGFASGITIIISQYFGAKQMNNVKKAIDTMYIVLFFSSIAISIIGITFSDEIFRLIKLPEEIIPQAKLYFNIYAGGIIFLFGFNGISAVLRGLGDSKTPLYFMIFATIINICLDLLFVVVLNWGIEGVAIATVIAQAGAFIFAILYLNKYHSFIKINFRKLDFDKYIFKKSIYIGLPSGMQQMFVAIGMMALYRIVNDFGTDVIAAYSVVGRIDMFAMLPAMNFAAALSAFVGQNLGANKPERVKNGLIATLIMASVISIATTVIALLFGRELMGMFTKDTEVIKIGVSYLTIVSSFYIIFSSMFAVTSVFRGAGDTIVPMFITLLALWFIRVPVSYFLSLEIGEIGIWWGIPIAWTFGLCCSISYYFTGRWKRKVIVKY; from the coding sequence ATGAAAGATTTAACAACAGGAAATGTCAGCAAGGTAATATTTAACTTTGCAATCCCAATGTTGCTCGGCAATGTTTTTCAGCAATTATATAATATTGTTGACAGTATTATTATTGGAAATTACCTTGGAAAAGAAGCACTCGGAGCAGTTGGAGCATCATTCCCCTTAATTTTTGTATTAATATCTCTTGTAATTGGTTTTGCATCGGGAATAACAATTATTATATCCCAGTATTTCGGTGCAAAGCAGATGAATAATGTAAAAAAGGCTATTGATACAATGTATATTGTATTGTTTTTTTCTTCAATAGCTATTTCAATAATAGGAATTACTTTTAGTGATGAAATTTTCAGGTTAATAAAATTGCCGGAAGAAATAATACCTCAAGCAAAATTATATTTTAATATTTATGCAGGCGGAATTATCTTTTTATTTGGATTTAATGGTATAAGTGCTGTTTTAAGAGGACTTGGAGATTCAAAAACACCTTTATATTTTATGATATTTGCAACAATTATTAATATCTGTTTAGACTTGTTATTTGTTGTTGTTTTGAACTGGGGGATTGAAGGTGTCGCAATTGCCACTGTTATTGCACAAGCCGGAGCTTTTATATTTGCAATATTATATTTGAATAAATACCATTCTTTTATAAAAATAAATTTTAGAAAACTTGACTTTGACAAATATATATTTAAAAAAAGTATTTACATAGGATTACCGTCAGGTATGCAGCAAATGTTCGTAGCAATTGGAATGATGGCTCTTTATAGAATAGTTAATGATTTTGGTACTGATGTTATTGCTGCTTATTCGGTTGTTGGAAGAATTGATATGTTTGCTATGCTCCCTGCCATGAATTTTGCTGCTGCCTTATCAGCTTTTGTCGGACAAAACTTAGGAGCAAATAAACCTGAACGAGTTAAAAACGGTTTGATAGCTACATTAATTATGGCTTCTGTTATTTCAATAGCGACTACAGTTATTGCTTTATTATTTGGCAGAGAATTAATGGGAATGTTTACAAAAGATACTGAAGTTATAAAAATTGGAGTAAGCTATTTAACAATAGTAAGTTCGTTTTATATAATTTTCTCATCTATGTTTGCAGTAACTTCAGTATTTCGTGGAGCAGGAGATACTATTGTTCCAATGTTCATTACATTATTAGCTTTATGGTTTATAAGAGTTCCCGTATCATATTTTTTAAGTTTAGAAATCGGTGAAATTGGAATTTGGTGGGGTATTCCAATAGCATGGACTTTTGGCTTATGCTGTTCAATTTCATATTATTTTACAGGAAGATGGAAAAGGAAAGTGATTGTGAAATATTAA
- a CDS encoding tryptophanase: MDLPFSESYKIKMVETIRKSTRKERETWIKNAKYNLFNLKSEQVFIDLLTDSGTGAMSDKQWSAMMLGDESYAGASSYYKLKKAIKDILGFNYFLPTHQGRAAENVLFSVMIKEGDLVPGNSHFDTTKGHIEFRKAIPVDCTIDEAFDTQDQHPFKGNIDIKKLEDVLKSNPKEKIPFIIITVTCNSSGGQPVSIKNIKEVRKLAYKYCIPVIFDSARFAENAYFIKIKEKGYENKSIKEIVREMYSYADGMTMSSKKDAIVNMGGFIGFKDEELYNKATIFNIMFEGYITYGGMSGRDMNALAQGLDEGTEFDYLETRINQVKYLGNKLLEYGIPIQEPIGGHAIFIDANRFLPEFPREEFRAQTLAIELYLEAGIRGVEIGPLLADRDPVTRENRFPVLELLRLAIPRRVYTNNHMDVIAVALKNVFDRRDKISKGFKILKEAPILRHFTIELEKL; this comes from the coding sequence ATGGATTTACCATTTTCCGAATCATATAAAATTAAGATGGTTGAAACCATCAGGAAAAGCACACGAAAAGAAAGAGAAACATGGATAAAAAATGCAAAATATAATCTGTTTAATTTAAAAAGTGAGCAGGTTTTTATTGATTTGTTAACCGATTCCGGTACGGGTGCTATGAGTGACAAACAATGGTCTGCGATGATGCTTGGTGATGAGAGTTATGCCGGAGCCTCATCATATTATAAATTAAAAAAAGCAATAAAAGATATTCTTGGGTTTAATTACTTTCTCCCAACACATCAGGGGAGAGCTGCTGAAAATGTCCTTTTTTCTGTAATGATAAAAGAAGGCGATTTAGTTCCCGGAAATTCACATTTTGATACTACAAAAGGTCATATTGAATTTAGGAAAGCTATTCCTGTAGATTGCACAATTGATGAAGCATTTGACACACAAGATCAACATCCTTTTAAAGGGAATATTGATATTAAAAAACTTGAAGATGTACTGAAAAGTAATCCAAAAGAAAAAATTCCTTTTATAATAATTACAGTTACTTGTAATTCATCAGGAGGACAGCCTGTATCAATTAAAAATATTAAGGAAGTCAGAAAATTAGCTTATAAATACTGTATTCCTGTAATATTTGATTCAGCAAGATTTGCTGAGAATGCTTATTTTATTAAAATAAAAGAAAAAGGATATGAAAATAAATCAATAAAGGAAATTGTCAGGGAAATGTATTCGTATGCCGATGGAATGACTATGAGCAGCAAAAAGGATGCAATAGTTAATATGGGTGGTTTTATTGGATTTAAAGATGAAGAATTATATAATAAAGCAACAATCTTTAATATTATGTTTGAGGGATATATTACCTATGGCGGTATGTCAGGAAGAGATATGAACGCTCTTGCCCAAGGCTTAGATGAAGGAACGGAATTTGATTATCTTGAAACAAGAATAAATCAGGTTAAATATCTTGGTAACAAGTTGTTGGAATATGGCATTCCAATTCAGGAACCAATTGGAGGGCATGCTATTTTTATTGATGCTAATAGATTTTTACCGGAGTTCCCAAGAGAAGAATTCAGGGCACAAACCTTAGCTATTGAATTGTACCTTGAAGCCGGAATAAGAGGTGTTGAAATAGGACCCTTATTAGCCGACCGTGATCCGGTAACAAGAGAAAACCGTTTCCCTGTTTTGGAACTATTAAGATTAGCTATTCCGAGGCGTGTATATACAAATAATCATATGGATGTTATTGCAGTTGCTTTAAAAAATGTATTTGACAGGCGTGATAAAATATCAAAAGGTTTTAAAATACTTAAAGAAGCTCCTATACTAAGGCACTTTACGATTGAATTAGAAAAGCTTTAG